TTCAAGTGATTGATCATCGGAACAGGCGGTTATTAATACGGCCAAGCTCAGGCTGACCAATAAAGTGAGTAGGGCGGATTTGATTTTCATAATCTTATAATTGTTTTAGTTGAGTAAATTTTCCAGCAACGGTGCGAGTAGCTGTTGCTGAGTAGTTTGTAATAAGCGATTGGCGGTAACGATACTTTTTAACTGGCTCAACGCCAACTCGAAATCGTCGTTAACGATCAAATAATCGAATTCGGGATAATGGCTCATTTCGGTCACTGCATCGCGCATGCGGCGGGCAATGGTTTCTTCGTTATCTTGACCACGGTTTTGTAATCGTTGTTTTAAAATATCAATTGAAGGAGGCAAAATAAAAATAGATGCGCTATCAGGTAACATTTTTCTTACTTGCTGGGCGCCCTGCCAGTCGATCTCCAAAATCACATCCAGACCTTGAGCCAGGTTATCTTCGACGGTTTTTTGCGCGGTGCCGTAAAAATTATCGAATACCTGGGCATGTTCAAGAAAAGCCTGCTGTTCGATCATGGCTTTAAATGCTTCGACGGAAACGAAAAAATAATCGCCGCCATGGGCTTCTCCACTACGCATAGCGCGAGTGGTGTGCGACACCGAGACCACCAGTTTATCCATTTCCTGTCTAAG
This sequence is a window from Methylomonas methanica MC09. Protein-coding genes within it:
- the gmk gene encoding guanylate kinase gives rise to the protein MITGKLYIISAPSGAGKTSLVKQLRQEMDKLVVSVSHTTRAMRSGEAHGGDYFFVSVEAFKAMIEQQAFLEHAQVFDNFYGTAQKTVEDNLAQGLDVILEIDWQGAQQVRKMLPDSASIFILPPSIDILKQRLQNRGQDNEETIARRMRDAVTEMSHYPEFDYLIVNDDFELALSQLKSIVTANRLLQTTQQQLLAPLLENLLN